A genome region from Dolichospermum compactum NIES-806 includes the following:
- a CDS encoding glutaredoxin family protein yields MQLILYSKPGCHLCEGLQEKLEQIKNLSFELEVRDITTRDDWFAAYQYEIPVLHLLIGDGKEKLIPRPSPRLSVERLEKMLSDYVKT; encoded by the coding sequence ATGCAATTAATTCTCTACAGCAAACCCGGTTGTCATCTTTGTGAAGGTTTACAGGAAAAACTCGAACAAATCAAAAATCTCAGTTTTGAGTTGGAAGTACGGGATATTACCACTCGTGATGATTGGTTTGCAGCATATCAATATGAAATTCCGGTACTACATTTACTCATTGGTGACGGTAAAGAAAAACTGATACCCCGTCCTTCTCCTCGTCTGAGTGTGGAACGGTTGGAAAAAATGTTAAGTGATTATGTGAAAACTTGA
- a CDS encoding HNH endonuclease: MSSSQISEEVRVKVRNQANHQCGYCLSLQKYVLGILEIDHIIPKAKGGTDNEENLWLACRLCNGYKGTQTHGLDQVTDSKVKLFNPRQQTWLSHFAWTNNGTHIIGLTACGRVTVLALQLNNIYAVTVRQAWVSAGWHPPEDVS; the protein is encoded by the coding sequence GTGAGTTCTAGTCAAATTTCTGAAGAAGTTCGGGTTAAGGTGCGAAACCAGGCTAATCATCAATGTGGTTACTGTCTTAGTCTGCAAAAGTATGTATTGGGTATTTTAGAGATTGATCATATTATTCCCAAAGCCAAAGGTGGGACTGATAACGAAGAAAATTTATGGCTTGCTTGTAGACTATGCAACGGATACAAAGGTACTCAAACTCATGGTCTAGATCAAGTTACTGACAGCAAGGTAAAACTATTTAATCCTCGTCAGCAAACATGGTTATCTCACTTTGCTTGGACTAACAATGGTACACATATCATAGGATTAACTGCCTGTGGTCGTGTTACAGTTTTAGCTTTACAACTTAATAATATCTACGCAGTGACTGTGAGACAAGCCTGGGTTTCTGCTGGTTGGCATCCACCTGAAGACGTTTCTTGA
- a CDS encoding tetratricopeptide repeat protein — translation MRNRILSILLLTLSLTTTPQLVFAQNSVQQLFKQGETAESVGNNSQAETIWRKVLQVEPNNGKAYNNLGNALRRQGKLPEALAAHQKALQLNPNDAEAYVGIGNVLNAQGKQEEALASHKKAIQLNPNLASAYNGLGIALRSKKKLNEAITAFQKAIQIDPNYTRTYINLGLIFKDQ, via the coding sequence ATGCGAAATCGGATATTAAGTATTTTATTGCTCACCTTATCTCTAACTACCACACCCCAGCTTGTATTTGCTCAAAATAGTGTCCAACAGCTATTTAAACAAGGTGAAACAGCGGAATCGGTGGGTAACAACTCCCAAGCAGAGACGATTTGGCGTAAGGTTTTGCAGGTTGAACCCAATAATGGCAAAGCTTATAACAATTTGGGTAATGCTTTACGACGACAGGGAAAATTACCGGAGGCTTTAGCAGCACACCAAAAAGCTCTACAACTCAATCCTAATGATGCAGAAGCCTATGTTGGTATAGGTAATGTCCTAAATGCCCAAGGTAAACAAGAAGAGGCATTAGCATCTCATAAAAAGGCTATCCAACTTAACCCTAATTTGGCTAGTGCTTACAATGGTTTGGGCATTGCCCTCAGAAGCAAAAAGAAATTAAATGAGGCTATTACCGCATTTCAGAAAGCTATACAAATTGATCCTAACTACACCAGGACTTACATTAATCTCGGTTTAATTTTTAAAGACCAGAA
- a CDS encoding trypsin-like peptidase domain-containing protein produces KLDEAVAAYQKALSLPEDTLVTPTTAHTLANNGLGLVLQDQEKFEEAIKHFDKAEELDPDYIYARNNNIEARKLWTEKQNKLASVENDMGFLPKNDPNLTVKRSVVLITAKFSNSQRQGIEVGTGVVIQQDANRTLILTNRHVIFDGNEQGENIQVEFFSSPPTGKVRMRRNAKLFQKTPTDELDLAVLEVSGKLPEDIQPLSTSTTINPAMPIQVIGHDAQRGKDKSWSVQSGKIIVQNQQLQISATALKPGYSGSPVIDSKNRLIGIVYARKTGETKNFAYPISVVKKQLSIWKITLTKP; encoded by the coding sequence GAAATTAGATGAGGCTGTTGCTGCTTACCAAAAAGCTCTATCATTACCAGAAGATACTTTGGTAACTCCAACAACTGCCCATACTCTTGCAAATAATGGTTTAGGTTTAGTATTGCAAGACCAAGAAAAGTTTGAAGAAGCTATAAAACATTTCGACAAAGCCGAAGAACTTGACCCCGATTATATATATGCTCGTAACAATAATATAGAAGCACGAAAATTATGGACTGAAAAACAAAATAAACTAGCCAGTGTAGAAAACGATATGGGATTTTTGCCCAAAAATGATCCCAACTTAACTGTTAAGCGTTCTGTCGTTCTCATTACTGCCAAGTTTTCTAACAGTCAACGTCAAGGAATTGAGGTTGGTACTGGTGTAGTTATCCAGCAAGATGCCAACCGGACATTAATTCTCACCAATCGTCATGTGATTTTTGATGGCAATGAACAGGGTGAAAATATTCAAGTGGAGTTTTTCAGTTCTCCACCAACAGGTAAAGTCAGAATGAGGAGGAATGCCAAATTATTCCAAAAGACTCCTACAGATGAACTCGATTTAGCTGTTTTGGAAGTTAGCGGTAAACTACCAGAAGACATCCAACCTTTATCAACGTCTACTACCATCAACCCCGCAATGCCTATTCAAGTTATCGGTCATGATGCCCAAAGAGGTAAAGATAAATCATGGTCTGTCCAATCAGGAAAAATCATTGTTCAGAACCAACAATTACAAATATCTGCAACCGCACTTAAACCTGGTTATTCTGGCAGTCCTGTGATAGACTCAAAAAATCGGCTCATAGGCATAGTTTATGCCCGAAAAACGGGTGAAACCAAAAATTTTGCCTATCCTATATCTGTAGTTAAAAAACAATTGTCCATCTGGAAAATTACTTTAACGAAACCATGA
- a CDS encoding UDP-N-acetylmuramoyl-L-alanyl-D-glutamate--2,6-diaminopimelate ligase yields the protein MKLRELLAAVDGIESANIPDIDIQGLKTNSHTCGVGDLFIGMPGTRVDGGEFWSGALAAGAVAAIVSPEAMRKNPPTANSVVISADNMTKACAQIAAAFYGYPGQKLKMVGVTGTNGKTTTTHLIEYFLTQANLPTALIGTLYTRWPGFEETAVNTTPFAVDLQQQLAKAMNAGCDTGVMEVSSHALHQGRVLSCAFEVGVFTNLTQDHLDYHLDMEDYFAAKALLFSPNYLQGRAIINADDVYGQRIIASLHRERVWSYSVNDSTADFWMSDLSYQPYGVSGILHTPQGNVAFSSPLVGQYNLENLLAAVGAVVHLGLDLQLVAGAIPGFPGVPGRMERVQISSQQDISVIVDYAHTPDSLENLLKAARPFIPGKMICVFGCGGDRDRTKRPKMGKIAAELADMAVVTSDNPRTEDPEKILQDVVAGIPDMVQAMVISDRATAIRTAILQAQPGDGVLLAGKGHEDYQILGTEKIHFDDREQAREVLQQRINNQ from the coding sequence ATGAAATTGCGGGAATTATTAGCGGCTGTAGATGGGATTGAGTCTGCAAATATACCAGATATTGATATTCAAGGACTGAAAACTAATTCCCATACCTGTGGTGTGGGCGATTTGTTTATTGGGATGCCAGGAACTAGGGTAGATGGTGGGGAGTTTTGGTCGGGGGCTTTGGCTGCTGGTGCTGTAGCGGCGATTGTTTCCCCCGAAGCTATGAGGAAAAATCCGCCTACAGCAAACTCTGTGGTCATTAGTGCCGATAATATGACTAAAGCTTGCGCCCAAATAGCTGCGGCTTTTTATGGTTATCCAGGACAAAAATTGAAAATGGTGGGTGTGACGGGGACAAATGGGAAAACTACTACTACTCATTTGATTGAATATTTCTTAACTCAGGCTAATTTACCGACGGCGTTAATAGGTACGCTGTATACGCGCTGGCCTGGTTTTGAAGAGACCGCTGTGAATACTACTCCTTTTGCGGTAGATTTACAGCAACAATTGGCTAAGGCGATGAATGCCGGTTGTGATACAGGGGTAATGGAAGTTAGTTCTCATGCTTTGCACCAGGGTAGGGTTTTGAGTTGTGCTTTTGAGGTGGGGGTGTTTACTAATCTCACTCAGGATCATTTGGACTATCACTTGGATATGGAGGATTATTTTGCGGCGAAGGCGTTGTTATTTAGTCCTAATTATCTGCAAGGACGAGCAATTATCAATGCTGATGATGTCTACGGTCAACGGATAATTGCATCTTTGCATCGGGAACGGGTTTGGAGTTATAGCGTTAATGATAGTACGGCTGATTTTTGGATGAGTGATTTAAGTTATCAACCCTATGGGGTGAGTGGGATTTTACATACTCCTCAAGGTAATGTGGCTTTTAGTTCGCCTTTGGTTGGTCAATATAATTTAGAAAATCTTTTGGCTGCTGTGGGGGCGGTTGTCCATTTGGGGTTAGATTTGCAATTGGTAGCAGGTGCTATTCCTGGGTTTCCCGGTGTTCCTGGACGGATGGAACGGGTGCAAATTAGTTCACAACAAGATATTAGTGTGATTGTGGATTATGCCCATACTCCTGATAGTTTGGAGAATTTGCTCAAGGCGGCTCGGCCGTTTATTCCTGGTAAAATGATATGTGTGTTTGGTTGTGGGGGAGACCGCGATCGCACTAAACGTCCGAAAATGGGGAAAATAGCAGCGGAACTTGCAGATATGGCTGTGGTGACTTCCGATAATCCTCGCACGGAAGACCCGGAAAAGATATTACAGGATGTGGTGGCAGGTATTCCTGATATGGTACAGGCAATGGTGATTAGCGATCGCGCTACCGCCATTCGGACGGCTATTCTACAGGCTCAACCTGGAGACGGTGTATTATTAGCCGGTAAGGGTCACGAAGA
- a CDS encoding HNH endonuclease: MSVYISVELQKQVRHCFADCCAYCHTAESLTVTTFEFEHIIPPAAGGETVFENLCLACPSCNRYKATRQTAIDPNTQDEVKLFHPQQQAWIKHFAWSEDATEL; this comes from the coding sequence GTGAGTGTTTATATTTCTGTTGAATTACAAAAACAAGTTCGTCATTGTTTTGCAGATTGTTGTGCTTACTGTCATACTGCGGAATCTCTAACAGTTACTACCTTTGAATTTGAGCATATCATTCCTCCGGCGGCTGGTGGTGAAACTGTATTTGAAAATCTCTGTTTAGCTTGTCCATCTTGTAATCGTTATAAAGCGACTCGTCAAACAGCAATTGATCCAAATACTCAGGATGAGGTTAAACTATTTCATCCACAACAGCAAGCATGGATAAAGCATTTTGCTTGGAGTGAAGATGCTACGGAATTGTAG